In the Puntigrus tetrazona isolate hp1 chromosome 19, ASM1883169v1, whole genome shotgun sequence genome, CCCTATAGAATTTCATTAAGCTCCCGTATATTCAATAGATAGGTCGCATAATTTGATGGATTGTGCAAAGAAAATTATCGTCTGAGTCTTTGGAGCATGAGCACAAAGAGGCTGACTTTCAGTAATTGGTAAAGTGGTACAATTGATTTAGTTTATCTATATTGTTCACTCCTCCAAGAATAGCTGTGAAAAATCTATCATCTCAGAAATTTCTATTCACACgctttctctctgtgtctttatCTTCCAGCGCTTCTGTTGAGGGAAGGCGATGAGGAGGACAGCGGCACGGAGAGCCGCAGTGGAGGCGAAGAGACGCACGTGTGTGAGAGGTGCTGTGCTGAATTCTTCAAGTGGTCCGAAATGCTGGAGCACCAGCAGAAGTGCACGGAAGACCCCCCTGTGTTGATAGTAAAGGACAATGAAGAGAAGGCCATTTCTCGAGGATCGCCGACAGAGTCCCTCTTGAGTGCCCACAGTGACTCAGCAGAAATGGAGGTCAGTGAGCTCAACTCTGAGCTGGCTGAGAAAGTTGACGAGATGCCTGAGGAAACGCACATCATCGACCTGAATGAACAAATGGATATAAGTTTGCCCGAGCATAAAACATCAAACCTCAGCCCTCTACCACTTGACAATGAAGACACCACCTCTTCGCCTGCACCACCTATAACCAATCACTATGACATGCCCAGCACCAATGTGACCCTGGAGATTCTTCACAGCACCCGAGTGGCCGTTGCTCAGTTTTCTCAGAGCATTCACTGTGCAGGGTCTGCAGGCAAGCTGAACTCAGCTGCGATACCCATGATTCTGGAGCAGTTGATGGCGCTGCAGCAACAGCAGGTTCAGCAATTACAGCTCATTGAGCAGATCCGCAGCCAGGTCGCTGTAATGAATAGGCAGCCTACGCAAGCCGCCCTTAATCCTGCCTCaaaaagcctgccctctgactCTAACACTTACAATTTCCAGGGCATCGCTCCACCCCCTGTACTTCCATTATCTGGGGTCATgccctctgcagtgaatgggcaGGCTTCTGTATCCCAGGCATCTATGCTTGCGAGGCCACCATTGCTGTCTTCCCAGCCAAGCAGTGGACAAATCAGCTCTAGGGCACTGGAGAGTGCCCCTGCTTCCGTAAGTTCCAGCCCTCATCTCTTCAGCTACAGCGGGGCTTCCCCTCTCTTGCCCACCTGTAGCGGATCGCATTCTAGTGTTAGTAACACCCAGTCCATAAGCACTCCCAGCCCACTATCAGCTGGCCAGAGTAGCCTCCTTAGCCCTTCTGCCAACCTACCATTACTACCTCAAAGCCCTCCCAATGGAGTCATATTTCCCAATCCACTGGCCAGTATCGCAGCCACTGCCAGTGCATTAGACCCACTTGCTGCTATGATGAAGTACCGCAAGGGCAAACTGCCTAGCGTCTCAATGTTTGACAGCAAGCCCAGTTCCGAGGACCCGTTCTTTAAGCACAAGTGTAGGTTCTGCGCTAAAGTGTTCGGCAGTGACAGCGCCTTGCAGATCCACTTGCGCTCGCACACAGGCGAAAGACCTTTCAAATGCAACATTTGTGGCAACCGTTTCTCTACAAAGGGAAACCTCAAAGTCCACTTCCAAAGGCACAAGGAGAAGTACCCTCATGTTCAGATGAACCCGTACCCGGTCCCAGAATATCTTGACAATATCCCTACCAGTTCCGGGATCCCCTATGGGATGTCTTTTCCTCCGGAGAAGGCGGGACCTACTTGGTTAGACAGCAAGCCTGTTCTTCCTACAGTGCCGTCCTCAGTGGGTCTGCAGTTGCCGCCCACAGTACCAGTTATTGAAAGCTTAAGTGATTCATTTACAAGCACACCCTCTGAAAGATCTCCACACAGGCCGTCGCCAGCCAGAGGTGAACTTGCACCATCATCGCCCAATCCCACTGGAACTGAGACAGATATGTCCACCATCGAGGCCTCCCCTAAATCAAACAGAGAAGGAGAAATCACACATAGCTTCAACACAGAAGAAGTGCATCTGCCATCAAACAGTATGACTAGAAACACTAGCAACCCCAACATCCTGCTTCCGCATCCCACGTCTACAGAAAAATCTGTTAAGGTAAATGTAACTGAGTACACTGAGGATCTTTCAGCTGATAATAAATCATCTTCTCCTCCACTCATTTTGGATCAGTTCAAGGCCAAGTTCCCATTTGGTGGTCTCCAAGAGTCTATGCAAACATCTGAGACATCAAAGCTCCAACAGCTTGTGGAAAACATTGACAAAAAGATGATGGAGCCCAATCAGTGTGTTATCTGTCACCGCGTACTAAGCTGTCAGAGCGCGCTGAAGATGCACTACCGCATCCATACAGGGGAGAGGCCATTTAAATGCAAGGTTTGCGGACGGGCATTCACCACAAAGGGTAACTTAAAGACACACTTTGGTGTTCACCGTGCAAAGCCTCCTCTTCGGATTCAGCATTCATGCCCGATCTGTCAGAAAAAGTTCACAAATGCAGTTGTGTTACAGCAGCACATACGCATGCACATGGGTGGGCAGATTCCAAACACTCCTCTGGCAGAAGCCATCTATGAGAAAGATACAGATATGGAGAGTTTTGACAGCATGAGCACTTATGATGATGACTGTCTTGATGATATTTCATTTGAAGAAGAAGGGGATGTTGTGGAGAACAATGAAAACACCCTGAGCTCATTTTCAGACAGTCCACCACCTATTTCATCTCTTCCAACCAGTGTATCAGAAACCCAAAGCGTAAGGGACGACTCATCCGTAAGTCTCAGCCAATCAAATGGAAAAATGATGGTCAGGTGTGGACCTATGGATAACGATCTTCATGCTCTGGGTTCTACCACCACTGGTGAGATGGAGAACCACAGCATGAAAACTAGTTTAATGCCACATTCTTCTAGTTCTATTCACATTTCACCCTATCCTAACAGTCAACCTGAGGGCCAACATGAGCACTTAGTCTCTCTGAACCTCTCCTTTAAAGTCCCAGAGGCAACATCTATAGTAAAATCTGAAACAACAGATTGTCCTGCAGCAAATACTGTCAACGAGCTGACTGTTAATCAAACCGGAATCCAACCTATCAACTCTACAGTCAAGAAAGAGAACCCTTTCAACATGCAGTGTTTCAGTAAGGAACATGGTAAGTTAAAACAGCTATATGATACTATTAAAACACTGTACACTAAAAATTGCTTAGCGAACCTAATTAAAtgaagaaaagctttttcatgcagttattttaggtttttacaAGGCAAGAACATGTCCATTAAAACAAGTAATGTTTTGCAGAGCAAACCTACATTCATGTCCTTGTGTTAGAGAGTAGCttacaacattttttactattactaCATGAAATGTATAGGATTCAGGAGTAAGAAAAACCTAGTCTCAGTAGTGGTGTTAGGAGTTATTCTTGTTCAAAGCAACACACATCGTAGTCATCATGTAGCCCCACACAAagactacaaaaaaaagaaactcttcTAAATCTATAACACAACTGAACATTAAACATCAGCAGTATTTCCTTTTACTCAGaaacacataaaataacatttattttcaaaaagtacTCTGCTAATGCAGTAATATGCTAAGCATGCAGGAAATTAAAATTCCACTGTCCAGTTATGTcaacaaaaatgattcatttaatctCCACGCAAAATCCAATTTACAGTGATttgaaaataagtcaaaaaaatgttgtggtaaaatgttcaaaagtttttttcttagTAAActaaataagcagcaaaattttgttttataatttgaaTTACTTTGAAGGTGAAGGTGTTTGATTGAACCTCCTATCCTAGCTAAATATGCAGAGACAACTGTAAGCAAGCCGTATTCAGTTCACCTGAAATGTGTAAACATTGTGGTGCTACACAGTGCCTGACATCGCAACATATCTCAACTAATGGTGCGAGTTTAGAGCTGGACAagtccgtttttttttttaaagtaatagagGTTTCTAGAACAAATGTTACAAACATTAATCTATATAAATGATTAACTATTACAATTTGAGCACTGCAGTTCTGTTTGAGATTGACACAATTAATCTTTAACATATAATACATAGCTTTGtggtatttgtgtgtttaagtaCACTgctgattttatgctttttttaaatgttatttattttcagaaaatgctcAAAGGTCTACTGAACAGGATACTAAAAATTCGCCGACTGCAGTGAAACTGGAGATAAATGCTTGCAATAGACCATACATGCTAAAAGAGGGGCCTTTCCCTGCATTTGGCCTGCAGTCTCCCACCTCGCGCTCCGAGGTGATGATTCCGGCCGTCACCTCACTCACTGGACCACCCCCTCCCAGACGGACCCCTAAACAACACAACTGCAGTGCATGTGGGAAGAACTTCTCTTCTGCTAGTGCCTTGCAGATCCACGAGCGCACACACACTGGCGAAAAACCCTTCGGCTGCTCTGTCTGCGGTCGAGCATTCACAACCAAGGGTAATCTCAAGGTACGTGTGCGAtcattgttgcattttatttaacaagcgGGTAACTGAAAGTACATATGagcttttaaattatgtatttacatattatttaatttatttttattcttatcatGTTTGTAAAATGCTTACCATTATTGAATTGTGTCATGGTCACAAGATGTAAAAAGCTATTGTGCATGTGTGCACCCGGGCCAGTCACATTCCCTCTCTCACTCCCTTTACAGTCAATTATTAACCATcctgtcaattaaaaaaataaataaaataaacaactaaatatataaaagatatttgAAGGCTGTGGTAACACATTTAATGTTTGTAATTTACAGCTCAATGCTACAGACAGACAAATAccataaatattgtaaatataattgttattgatttatttttcatttctgattgTCTACAGGTGCACATGGGTACCCATATGTGGAATAACACTCCTGCCCGTAGAGGTAGACGTCTGTCTGTGGAAAACCCAATTGCCCTACTGGGCGGTGACGCCCTTAAATTCAGCGAAGCATTTCAGAAGGATTTAGCAGCACGAGCCATGAATGTGGACCAAAACTTCTGGAGCCGATATGCAGCAGCTATAACTAATGGCTTAGCAATGAGGAACAATGAAATATCCGTCATTCAGAGCGGAGGAGTCCCCCAGCTTCCTGCCATTACTGTGGCCACGGACAAGGCTAGCACTGGAAACAGCCCACCAATCACAGCCATGGAAAAAACAGGCTTAGAAAGGGGAGCTGGACAACATTTCTCCATGATGATTGATGACAAAAAAGACATTGGAATCAATTAAAGTAAAGGTGACATATTCTTTCTCCTTGCGTAAGGAACATTGAAAATTTAAACGtgtcttgatttttttaaatcagaataaaCTCTTTAGAATGTGCTTGATTCATGTGGGAAAAGATTCAGTTTATCTTATGCTATAATGgcacttgtttttttattttattgtttaaactGGGGCCACGGTTAGTTTTTCAATTATGTATACTGACTGAAACCTTACACTTGATCCAAGGGCATTGCTTTGagatgaaattattattttatgttgtaaatatgtattttattttattttatttgtttttacccTCTGGTTTTACTGTTCAGCATCGCTCCATTCATGGGAAAGGGAACATGTTTGCATATATGATAGAAACTTTTCATTCCCAAACTGTGGTCTTAATATCGCTACAGCTAAAAGTATGTAACTTAAATCCCCGAGCAAAATATAAAGAGACAATTCAGAGGCTTTCAAAAGAGATGTATTATTCTTTGACATCCCACTGCTTTGCTGCTATGCATTGGATGCAAACCctttattttcatgcaaatcAAGTACACCACCATGAAAGCTAGTGTCATTTTAGCTGCTATCAGCAATGAAACGTTCCATCTTATACCAGCCTATgctatgttattattaatgctaattatatatgttttatgctGTTCTCTGCcttatttacttttacatgCAAAATTAATTAGTGGGCCAACATGAGACCATGAAGTATAATATGACTGCTAATAAAGACCTTGGATTAAAAACACCTTTACACTTCAAGGTATAGTTATCAAAGCCCTCGTGATGCATCTGAACGTGTTGCAGGACAATTCTATTTCACAATTTAGAGGCGTGTTTTCCTGtcaagaacaaaataaataaatgttcccAGAAACGTTCACGTACAAGGGagaagaaaaaagtgaaaacaatATACTTGTCTGTAATAGTAGCTTATGACTTATTTACTAAGCGTGTCATGTCAggtcattttagtgtttttattttattttattttgtagtgcTATTTtccttatataatatattgtttagtgttgggaaaaaacataaaaatatgaacaagcagttttttcataaaataggTAATGGTGAAACAAGGGATTCGATGTGTCCTCTGCATGAAAAGGAGACACTATTTTTGTACTCAGATACATTATAACGAATAAAAAGTACACCAGGTTTGCTTTTCTGTCTGCACATCAGTATTTTTACATGGAACAACTGAGGTGGTGTCTCAAACACGCTGACTGAACTGGATTTATTTCTAAGATGCAATATTGCTGCCACcctcaataaataaatctcaaacataatatttgtatttgtgtgtctcCTTACTTGTATTTTGTAACTATATGTGCTTCACCCTTTATCTTTTTTCTGTCATGTGTTGTGACATAAGCCTGAGTCAGACACTGTTACCGTTATTTCAAAACCAATAATGgcctaattaattaattatattactgttttaaatgcaaCGTGTTAGCCTCGTTTGGAAACACGAGCCTTCAAAGAACGTCAAGACAACACCGGTAAGATGCCCAATGTGAAATAAACCATCAACGGAAGCCCATAAATTCAACCGGGTAACATATTTAAGCACCATAAATTAAAATTCCTTCAGAATCACATTTCCAGATTACAGCGCATAGCTCCCCCGACTCCGGTCCGGACGTGACGACGTTCATACGTAACCGAGCAAAGATGGCAGACAGCATCCCTTTGAATCCTGTACGGAAGAATTCGAGAAAAACTGCGTATTATAATGCTGGCAGACCTGCCAGGTATGTAGACGGCTGCATATTCATCTCAAACACCCGTTTTAAACGGAAGATGCTGATTTGAGTTATTACAATAACGTATGCGTTGATATTGGGTTTGTTTATACCACGGTTCCGGGGTTGGGTGCTAACGGGCTAACGCTAGCGGCAGTGTAAATTCAGCAGCGCGAGCTGTCAGTGTCAGATTACAGTTGATAGGACATGAGAGGATACAAGACTCCCCGAGAGATGAGATATAATCATGTGAGATGTTTGTCACTTCGGTTCCTACTCAGTAGACGTCTTATTAGCTACATCCATTGGGGCGTATTATAACAAGCTCATGAGATATTCTGTAGGTGTAACTTTTAAGTACATTTATGGAGCGTCTCGTGTAAAATAGCATAGACTGTCTCTATAGAATATTCATTAAACGTCACAAAGCACCCAAAACTCAATTCACTTGCTTCAGGTACCTTAGTAGAAAATCTCCCAAGCTTTTGGTTTATAATTAGACCATCTTACGGGGCTTTGTTCTATCTATAGCATATGTCATACAGCATTTTATTAGCCTTAGGTACATGGCGAAGACATACCATGGTCTTCTGATGCTGAGCTTGACAAGATATCTCTGCAAACTGTTTTCCCACGGTTTATGCGAGGCGAAGATGTCAAAGATATTCATTTAGAAACGAATGTCCATCTGGTTTTCCTGAACCGCATAAACAGCCTAACAGCAGACAGGATCTGTATTTATGGCATCCAGCTGTTTGTCAAACGCTGACAGTCTAAGGACCACTTGTGGCATTGCTGCTCGAGAGTATGGACCAAAACCAAAGTGATTGCTTAATTTGATTTCATTGTTTGGGGTAATGCTATTGCACATAATCACTTTGTGAATCGTTTTGTGCTTTATTGAGGAGGAAAGAGGAGAGCAGAAGAACTGACCACGGTTAGGAGAGATTAATTGGACCACCAGCTATGTTTGGCTCATACTTTGCTTATTCTGTTGTCCTTCTTGATTTATATGGGTGGTTAAGCAGATTTGATGGTGATCTGATTTCTTTTATCGTACAATTGAATACAAATATCAGTGGTGGGCCTGTGGGCTTCGATTGGCCTTGCTAGACTGTATCATTTTATGATtacttatttgtattattatcacTACGCCCATTCTGCTTGACCGCTGTCAAGACGGGTTAACCTGAAAGCGTTTTAAATGGACATCAAAGGCTAAAATCCACATAGACACATGTCAGagtgatgtgtttttgttgacataCCTCAATAATAACTCGCCTATTGTGGCAGGAACCGATTAGCCTTTGTAGAGCTGATATTTGTCATTTGCCATTAGTTCAAAGTCTCGTATAATGGTGAATCTCACGAAACTTGTCAAGAACATATCTGGACCGTATTTGACGCCGAACTCCAAAGAAATCAGCGAGAAATTATTATGTAGAGCCAGTTTTATGTAAGCCATGCATTGGTTGGTTTATGAGCATGCGTAATAGCACGACATACTCATTTTATGAAAACGGGCTGAAATTGTACTCGCCTCAGGTCATCCAAGTTGCCATCAGAATAAGAGTTCAATCGGCTGATAAAGACATGATGATAATGCACAAGCAATCCATTcgactttttattattattttattattattattattttatatatatatatatatatatatatatatatatatatatatatatatatatatatatatatatatatatatatatataatgatcgACCGAATTATTATGAAGTTTTTATCAACTCTTTATCTTTATcaacccattcactgcagaggatccattggggAATGCTGAATTTCTCAAAAAATCTGTTCCTATGAAGAAACTAATTTGTCATCTGTACGTTTACTACATCTTGAATTTTTAATATCCTGAAACATTTATGTTTCTCCAATATGCCAAAGCATTCAGAATTCAAAAATGAATGGTGAACTCTCCATGTAAATTAAGCAGTTTAATTCTTTTTAGcagtttaatataaacattgatCGACACGCATGCAAAGAGCACATGAAATATGGCCAaacatgcttgtttttttaagctgatTTAGTGG is a window encoding:
- the sall3b gene encoding sal-like protein 3b, with the protein product MSRRKQAKPQHLRSDEEGAQSDKSPDNALLLREGDEEDSGTESRSGGEETHVCERCCAEFFKWSEMLEHQQKCTEDPPVLIVKDNEEKAISRGSPTESLLSAHSDSAEMEVSELNSELAEKVDEMPEETHIIDLNEQMDISLPEHKTSNLSPLPLDNEDTTSSPAPPITNHYDMPSTNVTLEILHSTRVAVAQFSQSIHCAGSAGKLNSAAIPMILEQLMALQQQQVQQLQLIEQIRSQVAVMNRQPTQAALNPASKSLPSDSNTYNFQGIAPPPVLPLSGVMPSAVNGQASVSQASMLARPPLLSSQPSSGQISSRALESAPASVSSSPHLFSYSGASPLLPTCSGSHSSVSNTQSISTPSPLSAGQSSLLSPSANLPLLPQSPPNGVIFPNPLASIAATASALDPLAAMMKYRKGKLPSVSMFDSKPSSEDPFFKHKCRFCAKVFGSDSALQIHLRSHTGERPFKCNICGNRFSTKGNLKVHFQRHKEKYPHVQMNPYPVPEYLDNIPTSSGIPYGMSFPPEKAGPTWLDSKPVLPTVPSSVGLQLPPTVPVIESLSDSFTSTPSERSPHRPSPARGELAPSSPNPTGTETDMSTIEASPKSNREGEITHSFNTEEVHLPSNSMTRNTSNPNILLPHPTSTEKSVKVNVTEYTEDLSADNKSSSPPLILDQFKAKFPFGGLQESMQTSETSKLQQLVENIDKKMMEPNQCVICHRVLSCQSALKMHYRIHTGERPFKCKVCGRAFTTKGNLKTHFGVHRAKPPLRIQHSCPICQKKFTNAVVLQQHIRMHMGGQIPNTPLAEAIYEKDTDMESFDSMSTYDDDCLDDISFEEEGDVVENNENTLSSFSDSPPPISSLPTSVSETQSVRDDSSVSLSQSNGKMMVRCGPMDNDLHALGSTTTGEMENHSMKTSLMPHSSSSIHISPYPNSQPEGQHEHLVSLNLSFKVPEATSIVKSETTDCPAANTVNELTVNQTGIQPINSTVKKENPFNMQCFSKEHENAQRSTEQDTKNSPTAVKLEINACNRPYMLKEGPFPAFGLQSPTSRSEVMIPAVTSLTGPPPPRRTPKQHNCSACGKNFSSASALQIHERTHTGEKPFGCSVCGRAFTTKGNLKVHMGTHMWNNTPARRGRRLSVENPIALLGGDALKFSEAFQKDLAARAMNVDQNFWSRYAAAITNGLAMRNNEISVIQSGGVPQLPAITVATDKASTGNSPPITAMEKTGLERGAGQHFSMMIDDKKDIGIN